The Streptomyces sp. CC0208 genome window below encodes:
- the fdhD gene encoding formate dehydrogenase accessory sulfurtransferase FdhD translates to MGRVTERRKVIRIRDGALSSRPDTLVTEEPLEIRLNGKPLAITMRTPGDDFALATGFLVSEGVLAQQHDLQNIVYCAGATKNGTNTYNIVDVTTATHVAIPDITLERNVYTTSSCGLCGKASLDAVTTTTHWPIHDTPPVRVSPELLASLPDQLRAAQQVFDRTGGLHAAALFTEHGHLLDIREDVGRHNAVDKLIGRALQHGNLPLSRTLLLVSGRASFELAQKAVMAGIPLLAAVSAPSSLAVDLATETGLTLVGFLRGPSMNVYAGEHRLALEATAAPS, encoded by the coding sequence ATGGGACGAGTCACGGAACGACGCAAGGTGATCCGCATCCGCGACGGGGCCCTCTCCTCCCGCCCGGACACCCTGGTCACCGAGGAACCACTCGAAATCCGCCTCAACGGCAAACCCCTCGCCATCACCATGCGCACCCCCGGCGACGACTTCGCCCTCGCCACCGGCTTCCTCGTCAGCGAAGGCGTCCTCGCCCAACAACACGACCTCCAGAACATCGTCTACTGCGCCGGCGCCACCAAAAACGGCACCAACACCTACAACATCGTCGACGTCACCACCGCCACCCACGTCGCCATCCCCGACATCACCCTCGAACGCAACGTCTACACCACCTCCTCCTGCGGCCTGTGCGGCAAAGCCAGCCTCGACGCCGTCACCACCACCACCCACTGGCCCATCCACGACACACCCCCGGTCCGTGTCAGTCCCGAACTCCTCGCCAGCCTCCCCGACCAACTCCGCGCAGCCCAACAAGTCTTCGACCGAACCGGCGGCCTGCACGCCGCCGCCCTCTTCACCGAACACGGCCACCTCCTCGACATACGCGAAGACGTCGGCCGCCACAACGCCGTCGACAAACTCATCGGCCGCGCCCTCCAACACGGCAACCTCCCCCTGTCCCGCACCCTCCTCCTCGTCTCCGGCCGCGCCTCCTTCGAACTCGCACAAAAAGCCGTCATGGCCGGCATCCCCCTCCTGGCGGCCGTCTCCGCACCCTCCTCCCTCGCCGTCGACCTCGCCACCGAAACCGGTCTGACCCTGGTCGGCTTCCTGCGCGGCCCCTCCATGAACGTGTACGCGGGAGAACACCGGCTGGCCCTGGAGGCAACGGCAGCCCCGAGCTGA